The following are encoded in a window of Candidatus Nitrosotalea sinensis genomic DNA:
- the nrdD gene encoding anaerobic ribonucleoside-triphosphate reductase, with product MELSEDFGDPKRGGILQSASKRVRMIFSVMASPNRIDILRILNSKGPLTYSELKSLAGFKSKKESGKFAYHLRKLLRQSLVALNKSERRYTITNLGKLVLSLARQIEERSIIESGKMYVRTSHESIEEFNSHKIIQSLVREGSLPLELAQKITEEVENRIYKFQTSYLTSSLIREMVNSVLLEQGHEDYRHKLARFGLPGYDIREMLTNVDGIHNGVEGLISKTGQSVFGEYLVLNTLPKDVADSHLSGDLHITNAGLWSLLPDTVFVNIKELIEEGVDLRGKFLSVTRTPSPNSLDSLFTSLSILTSLLIKEASQEVVMDGLVTVLQKYAKNLPEIEEKLASCFAKISTGSKYGKNGTLASFRISINTEPKLVGTILQAYKKYVKVTPLPSIGLIVDYEKAKISDYSEVLSDIIALGGHIMFSRGLVSNKGLSRGDTKNIGTTSINLESLSINMPRLAFESNKDETYFRARLALLMKPALAAMSLRKKEISDLTRRGLNPILANNTQYMQKGSVTLVVNLIGLKEAVYGILGYENNKTGHEIISKVINTAIEVAAKKGKEMGDNVIVTMTESDAASRFSSLDGEKYGKMSISHHVVGESYSEGVILDAAEMAEMSPKNEKIIESNYFSKVLNGGLLVQLKIPDTMDSSEIKKAIEKAGDLLVSFRPIKKVPICSNCGLKEEKIAEKCSVCKSPYILA from the coding sequence ATGGAACTAAGCGAAGACTTTGGAGATCCAAAACGTGGTGGAATTCTACAATCTGCATCAAAACGTGTAAGAATGATCTTCTCTGTTATGGCAAGTCCAAACAGAATAGATATTTTGCGTATACTAAATTCAAAAGGACCTCTTACCTATTCTGAACTCAAATCACTTGCTGGTTTCAAGTCAAAAAAAGAAAGTGGTAAATTTGCATATCATTTGAGAAAATTACTTAGACAATCTCTTGTAGCACTTAACAAATCTGAAAGAAGATACACCATTACTAACTTGGGAAAACTCGTCCTAAGTCTTGCTAGGCAGATTGAGGAAAGATCTATTATTGAAAGTGGTAAGATGTACGTCAGGACTTCTCATGAGTCAATAGAAGAATTCAATTCTCATAAGATTATTCAATCTCTTGTTCGTGAAGGTAGCCTTCCACTAGAACTGGCTCAAAAAATAACTGAAGAAGTAGAAAACCGAATATACAAATTCCAAACATCGTATCTTACATCCTCGCTTATACGTGAAATGGTTAACTCTGTTCTTTTGGAACAAGGTCATGAAGATTACAGGCACAAACTAGCTAGATTTGGACTTCCTGGCTATGATATACGTGAAATGTTAACTAATGTAGATGGGATTCATAATGGAGTAGAAGGCCTAATATCTAAAACAGGCCAAAGCGTATTTGGAGAATATCTTGTACTGAATACTCTACCAAAAGATGTTGCTGATTCTCATCTCTCCGGTGATCTTCATATAACTAATGCTGGTTTATGGTCACTTTTACCTGATACTGTATTTGTAAACATAAAGGAACTCATTGAAGAAGGCGTTGACCTGAGAGGAAAATTCTTAAGTGTAACTAGAACTCCTTCTCCAAATTCATTGGATAGTCTATTTACTTCCCTGTCTATACTGACATCTCTACTCATCAAAGAAGCATCTCAAGAAGTAGTAATGGATGGTTTAGTTACTGTATTACAAAAATATGCCAAGAATTTGCCTGAGATTGAAGAAAAGCTTGCAAGCTGTTTTGCAAAAATATCTACAGGATCAAAATATGGAAAGAATGGAACTCTTGCTTCATTTAGAATTTCAATAAACACAGAACCAAAACTAGTTGGAACAATCCTTCAAGCATACAAAAAATATGTCAAAGTAACACCTCTTCCTTCAATAGGATTGATTGTTGATTATGAAAAAGCCAAGATAAGTGACTATTCTGAAGTATTGTCTGACATTATCGCATTAGGAGGACATATTATGTTCTCTAGAGGATTGGTGTCTAACAAGGGACTCTCACGTGGAGATACAAAAAATATTGGAACAACCTCAATCAATTTAGAATCATTGTCTATTAACATGCCACGACTTGCCTTTGAATCTAATAAAGATGAAACCTATTTCAGAGCACGACTTGCACTATTGATGAAACCAGCACTAGCAGCTATGTCTTTAAGAAAGAAAGAGATCTCTGATCTAACAAGACGAGGCCTAAACCCTATCCTTGCAAACAATACGCAATACATGCAAAAAGGTTCAGTTACGCTAGTTGTTAATCTGATTGGACTCAAAGAAGCAGTATATGGTATATTGGGATATGAAAATAATAAGACTGGGCATGAAATAATATCCAAAGTAATAAACACTGCCATAGAAGTAGCTGCCAAGAAAGGAAAGGAAATGGGAGATAATGTCATAGTTACCATGACTGAGAGTGATGCAGCCAGCCGTTTCTCGTCCCTTGATGGTGAAAAATATGGTAAGATGTCAATTAGTCATCATGTAGTAGGAGAATCATATTCCGAGGGAGTAATTCTTGATGCTGCTGAAATGGCAGAAATGAGTCCAAAAAATGAAAAAATTATAGAATCAAACTACTTTTCAAAAGTACTCAATGGTGGTTTATTGGTACAGTTAAAGATCCCTGACACGATGGATTCTTCAGAAATAAAGAAGGCTATAGAAAAAGCAGGAGATCTACTAGTGTCATTCAGACCGATCAAAAAAGTGCCTATTTGTAGTAACTGTGGTCTCAAAGAAGAAAAGATCGCTGAGAAATGCTCTGTATGTAAGTCACCATACATACTCGCATAA
- a CDS encoding adenosylcobalamin-dependent ribonucleoside-diphosphate reductase, producing the protein MTDFSQIENSIIQVKKRDGRVSDFQKDKISNAIYKALVACGRSDHGLADKLAGHVLVKLVNRGFSGSDAPSVEDVQDMVESTLIEEGLGEIAKAYILYRHERRRVREEKMKVLESKSLDSVAKRFDLNCLRVLASRYLLRNNKGQITESPGEMFERVAILVGIADILRDPSVFQIESGTIQNTEEATRYLDKLDDFNYKFKVGKYYLNKYHFRSLINAYIDLAKRGQMKVSFRELLTMLAANKFEQYAERIKESSDLMVAQDFLPNSPTMMNAGARLGQLSACFVLAMEDDMEKIMKSSSDAALIFKSGGGVGINYSDLRQEGDMVASTSGVASGPVSFMNIINTVTEVVKQGGKRRGANMGIIEAWHPDIEKFITAKTKPGVLENFNVSVGVWEDFWDALVNSPDGKFVLRSPRERDPVREINAHHLIDLIALSAWKSGEPGLIFFDIINKYNVFAKARGGPIRATNPCGEQSLYPYESCNLGSINLSNFVKRKADGQYEFDWQRYEEAIRKTTRFLDNVIDVNTYPIPEIDKASKDSRRIGLGVMGVADLLFKLRIPYNSQEGYEFQEKLAEALSYYSMEESVALAKARGSFPLCSKTEFPEGKIPIAGYYEKPKNGRTYDWDALIAKIQKHGIRNVLTTTVAPTGTLSMISDCSNGMEPMFALVFEKRVTVGRFFYTNKIFEAVLKEHGLYNDQILEKIANNYGSVKGIPEIPEWMQKIFVTAMDIHWADHLMAQGVWQRWIGNAIAKTINMPNDVSSDDVKAAYLLAHDLGLKGITVFRDGSRHEQVLHMTGNNVQKNFQVTPSTYVTDYIAKNVTNSYLKTEIERALQIKMPESVTSTPTPALTPEQMEERLCPTCKNNLVFAEGCSVCIECGYSGCTSG; encoded by the coding sequence TTGACAGATTTTTCACAAATAGAAAATTCAATCATTCAAGTAAAAAAGCGAGATGGTCGAGTATCTGATTTCCAAAAAGATAAAATTTCAAATGCAATATACAAGGCACTTGTTGCATGCGGTAGATCCGATCATGGGCTTGCAGATAAACTAGCAGGTCATGTACTTGTAAAACTTGTTAATAGAGGATTTTCTGGTTCTGACGCACCAAGTGTAGAGGATGTACAAGATATGGTAGAATCTACTTTGATTGAAGAGGGCCTGGGAGAGATCGCAAAGGCCTACATCCTATATAGACATGAACGACGACGAGTTAGAGAAGAAAAGATGAAGGTTCTTGAATCTAAATCCCTTGATAGCGTCGCAAAAAGATTTGATCTAAACTGTTTGAGAGTTTTAGCATCTAGATATCTTCTACGTAACAACAAGGGCCAAATCACAGAAAGTCCAGGTGAAATGTTTGAAAGGGTTGCTATTCTTGTAGGTATTGCAGATATACTACGAGATCCATCTGTATTTCAAATTGAAAGTGGTACCATTCAAAATACTGAAGAAGCCACAAGATATTTGGACAAACTTGACGATTTCAACTATAAATTCAAGGTAGGAAAATACTATCTTAACAAATATCATTTTAGATCTCTTATCAATGCTTATATTGATTTGGCAAAACGTGGCCAAATGAAAGTAAGCTTTAGAGAATTGTTGACCATGTTAGCTGCAAACAAGTTTGAACAATATGCTGAGAGAATAAAAGAATCATCTGACCTGATGGTTGCTCAAGACTTTCTGCCTAATTCTCCAACCATGATGAATGCAGGAGCACGATTAGGCCAACTTTCTGCATGCTTTGTGCTTGCAATGGAAGATGACATGGAAAAAATAATGAAATCGTCATCAGATGCTGCATTGATATTCAAATCAGGCGGAGGTGTTGGAATCAACTACTCTGATCTGAGACAGGAGGGAGATATGGTAGCATCAACATCTGGAGTAGCTTCAGGACCAGTGTCTTTCATGAATATAATCAATACTGTTACTGAGGTAGTCAAACAGGGTGGAAAACGAAGAGGCGCAAACATGGGAATCATTGAAGCATGGCATCCTGATATTGAAAAATTCATTACTGCTAAAACAAAACCAGGTGTTTTGGAAAACTTTAACGTGAGTGTTGGCGTGTGGGAAGACTTTTGGGATGCACTTGTAAATTCACCAGATGGAAAATTTGTCCTTCGAAGTCCACGTGAAAGAGATCCTGTTCGAGAAATAAATGCACATCACCTAATTGACCTAATTGCATTATCTGCATGGAAGAGTGGTGAACCAGGATTGATCTTCTTTGATATTATAAACAAATACAATGTATTTGCTAAAGCAAGAGGAGGACCAATAAGAGCAACAAATCCATGTGGAGAACAAAGTCTCTATCCATACGAATCTTGTAACCTCGGTTCAATCAATCTCTCAAACTTTGTAAAAAGAAAAGCTGATGGTCAATACGAGTTTGATTGGCAGAGATATGAAGAAGCAATAAGAAAGACAACAAGGTTCCTTGACAATGTTATTGATGTAAACACATATCCTATCCCAGAAATTGACAAAGCATCAAAAGACTCTAGAAGAATTGGACTTGGAGTCATGGGAGTAGCTGATCTGTTATTCAAGTTACGAATTCCATATAACTCTCAGGAGGGGTATGAGTTCCAAGAGAAACTTGCCGAAGCACTCTCTTACTATTCCATGGAGGAAAGTGTAGCACTTGCAAAAGCGCGCGGGTCATTCCCATTGTGTTCAAAAACAGAGTTCCCAGAAGGTAAGATACCTATTGCTGGATACTATGAAAAACCAAAGAATGGACGAACTTATGATTGGGATGCATTGATTGCCAAGATTCAGAAACATGGTATCAGAAATGTTCTTACAACTACTGTGGCTCCTACTGGCACATTGTCAATGATATCTGACTGCTCAAACGGAATGGAACCAATGTTTGCTCTAGTATTTGAAAAGAGAGTAACAGTAGGTAGATTCTTCTACACTAACAAAATCTTTGAAGCAGTACTCAAAGAACATGGTCTATACAATGACCAGATTCTTGAGAAAATTGCAAATAACTATGGTTCAGTAAAAGGAATTCCGGAAATTCCAGAATGGATGCAGAAAATATTTGTCACTGCTATGGACATTCACTGGGCAGACCACTTGATGGCTCAGGGAGTATGGCAACGCTGGATAGGAAATGCCATTGCAAAGACAATCAATATGCCAAATGATGTATCATCTGATGATGTCAAGGCTGCATATCTACTAGCACATGATCTTGGTCTAAAGGGAATAACTGTATTCAGAGATGGTTCAAGACATGAACAAGTATTACACATGACTGGAAATAACGTACAAAAGAACTTCCAAGTAACTCCTAGTACATATGTAACAGATTATATCGCAAAGAATGTCACAAACTCATATCTAAAAACTGAGATAGAAAGAGCACTTCAGATAAAAATGCCAGAAAGTGTAACATCTACTCCCACACCAGCACTTACACCAGAACAAATGGAAGAAAGATTATGCCCTACATGTAAAAACAACTTGGTATTTGCAGAAGGATGTAGTGTATGCATTGAATGTGGATATAGCGGTTGCACATCTGGATAG
- a CDS encoding ribosome biogenesis protein yields MLSLVIIEAALELVPVELQRHNSVISHARRIGKRPAEILLDISWHFAAMKGIKNEIKRGRPDLIHFSLLEACSIPLYFENKLNVFVHTIDDKVITLGQNVRLPKSYHRFTGLVEKLYATGKIIENENTLLEIESMNFGSLVKKINPTKTIALSSKGIKSSYQKLSEEMCDDTCIVVGGFPKGQFFENNAQYFDKVLSVDKMALEAHIIISRVLYEYEKRIIM; encoded by the coding sequence TTGCTATCACTTGTAATAATTGAAGCTGCACTAGAGTTAGTGCCTGTAGAATTACAGAGACATAATTCAGTAATATCACATGCCAGAAGAATTGGAAAAAGACCAGCAGAGATTTTGCTTGATATTTCATGGCATTTTGCGGCAATGAAGGGAATCAAAAATGAGATAAAACGTGGCAGGCCAGATCTGATTCATTTTTCTCTTCTTGAAGCTTGTAGTATACCCCTATATTTTGAGAACAAATTGAATGTGTTTGTTCATACAATTGATGATAAAGTGATTACATTGGGACAAAATGTACGGCTACCAAAATCATATCATAGATTCACAGGACTCGTTGAAAAATTGTATGCAACTGGAAAAATAATAGAAAATGAAAATACACTTCTTGAAATAGAAAGTATGAATTTTGGTAGTCTCGTTAAAAAAATCAATCCTACAAAAACAATTGCATTATCAAGCAAAGGCATCAAAAGTTCATATCAAAAATTATCAGAAGAAATGTGTGATGATACATGTATTGTGGTTGGAGGATTTCCTAAAGGTCAATTTTTCGAAAATAATGCACAGTATTTTGATAAAGTTCTATCAGTTGACAAGATGGCTCTTGAAGCCCATATCATAATTTCACGTGTACTTTATGAGTATGAAAAAAGAATTATTATGTAG
- a CDS encoding ribonuclease P protein component 4 — translation MKPVIKALLIERMGILIKNATSNARVHPELAQRQAMLAKRLSTKYRIRMPYELRIHYCKRCKQFIVPGFTARIRIGRSNVKSIRITCNFCNHTYRKIIKNKF, via the coding sequence ATGAAACCTGTCATTAAGGCCCTTTTAATAGAGAGAATGGGAATTCTAATTAAAAATGCTACTAGTAACGCAAGAGTTCATCCAGAATTAGCACAAAGACAAGCCATGCTTGCAAAAAGACTTTCTACAAAATATCGTATTAGAATGCCATATGAATTACGAATTCACTACTGTAAGAGATGCAAACAATTCATAGTACCAGGATTTACAGCAAGAATTAGAATAGGACGAAGTAATGTAAAATCAATACGTATTACCTGTAATTTCTGCAATCATACATATAGAAAGATAATAAAAAACAAATTCTAA
- a CDS encoding 30S ribosomal protein S19e, with the protein MAKAYDVPADLLISKLTETLKNEDIVQPSWIPFVKTGAHAVKPPQQSDWYYTRCASLLRKIYLHGPIGINDLRSMYGSTKPVGYGGAHHRDAGGAIIRTAIHSLEKLGYLDKVEGKGRTISHEGMKKLDRLSTEILNELIAKNPNLKKYS; encoded by the coding sequence ATGGCAAAGGCATATGATGTACCAGCCGATTTACTGATTAGTAAATTAACCGAGACTCTGAAAAACGAGGATATAGTACAACCAAGCTGGATTCCATTTGTTAAGACTGGAGCTCATGCAGTAAAACCTCCACAACAGAGTGATTGGTATTATACAAGATGTGCCTCCCTCTTAAGAAAAATTTACTTACACGGACCTATAGGCATAAATGATTTACGATCAATGTATGGAAGTACCAAGCCAGTTGGTTATGGAGGTGCTCATCATAGAGATGCAGGAGGTGCAATAATAAGAACTGCAATACATAGCTTAGAAAAATTAGGTTATCTTGATAAAGTTGAAGGAAAAGGAAGAACAATATCTCATGAAGGTATGAAGAAACTTGACAGACTTTCAACTGAGATCTTAAATGAATTAATTGCAAAGAATCCAAATCTAAAGAAATATTCTTAA
- a CDS encoding DNA-binding protein encodes MSSSNPNDDRNPSDAEVSALKENALKTLLSADARLRLNNVRMVKPDLAAMVENYLLGLASQGRLHSQISDDQLKQILLSTQQPKRDFKINRK; translated from the coding sequence ATGAGCTCTTCTAATCCAAACGATGATAGAAATCCAAGTGATGCTGAAGTTTCCGCTTTAAAGGAAAATGCTTTAAAAACTCTACTTTCTGCAGATGCAAGATTAAGACTAAATAACGTGCGAATGGTGAAACCTGATCTTGCAGCTATGGTTGAAAACTACTTGTTAGGATTAGCATCTCAGGGACGTCTGCATTCACAAATATCAGACGATCAACTAAAACAAATTTTATTATCTACTCAACAACCAAAACGAGATTTCAAGATAAATCGCAAATAG
- a CDS encoding zinc-binding dehydrogenase, with amino-acid sequence MKAVVYDKYAPNDDYKSILSVKDIPEPTPKPNEVVFRVRAAALNYNDIWGMRGQPVPVPLPHISGSDAAGEVVAVGADVTNFKVGDRVVSHSNMSCRVCEACTDGREYDCTKRTIWGFQTGPLWGAYSEFTHLPEVNVAKVPDSVSFDEAAAASMTLLTSWHMLVGRARIRPGQTVLIMGGGSGVGSFGIQIAKLYNCNVIATGSPDKLDKLKELGADFAVDHRKPDWSKEVRQIAKPFGGIDIAFDHIGQTHWNDQLTLLKYGGTLVTCGATTGYDAKTDLRHIFFKGTNILGSTQGTKAELEQGLYWMGKKKIKSIIDSVYSFENAAEAHTKMLTGKGLVGKILLKP; translated from the coding sequence ATGAAAGCAGTTGTTTATGACAAATATGCTCCAAACGATGATTACAAATCCATTCTAAGTGTAAAAGATATCCCTGAACCAACTCCAAAGCCAAATGAAGTTGTTTTTCGTGTCAGAGCAGCAGCTCTGAATTATAATGATATCTGGGGTATGAGAGGTCAACCAGTACCAGTGCCATTACCACACATATCAGGTTCTGATGCTGCAGGAGAAGTTGTTGCAGTAGGGGCAGATGTTACTAATTTCAAGGTTGGAGATCGTGTCGTTTCACATTCTAACATGTCATGTAGAGTATGTGAAGCATGTACTGATGGTCGTGAATATGATTGCACAAAGAGAACCATTTGGGGATTCCAGACAGGACCTTTATGGGGTGCATATTCTGAGTTTACACATCTTCCAGAAGTCAATGTTGCAAAAGTTCCAGATAGTGTAAGTTTTGATGAAGCTGCAGCAGCTTCCATGACATTGCTTACTTCATGGCACATGCTGGTAGGAAGAGCAAGAATTCGTCCTGGTCAAACAGTACTCATTATGGGAGGAGGTTCTGGTGTTGGAAGTTTTGGAATTCAAATTGCTAAACTATACAATTGTAATGTTATTGCTACTGGAAGTCCAGATAAGCTTGACAAGTTGAAAGAACTCGGAGCTGATTTTGCCGTAGATCATAGAAAACCAGATTGGAGCAAAGAAGTCAGACAGATTGCCAAGCCTTTTGGCGGTATTGATATAGCCTTTGATCACATCGGTCAAACTCACTGGAATGATCAACTAACCTTGCTAAAATATGGCGGAACACTAGTAACTTGTGGAGCAACTACTGGATATGACGCAAAGACAGACTTGAGACATATCTTTTTCAAAGGTACTAATATCTTGGGTTCTACACAGGGAACAAAAGCAGAACTAGAACAAGGCCTGTACTGGATGGGTAAGAAGAAAATTAAATCCATTATAGATTCTGTATATAGCTTCGAAAATGCTGCTGAAGCACACACCAAGATGCTTACTGGTAAAGGATTAGTAGGTAAAATCCTCCTCAAACCATAA
- a CDS encoding HpcH/HpaI aldolase/citrate lyase family protein, translating to MARLLRSLLFVPGNNNRFLEKAKSLVADIVCFDLEDSVPLEEKKSARNLIKNALKNRSEYVSEIYVRTNSPVSGMIPEDLSEIVQSGIDGIVIPKVNTEDEIRKIEKIMTSLEKKRSLKPIELIASIESTQGVVNAYSIASCNRVSALVFGVFDLLNDLGVEYSKNPEGAIYSRSKIPIDARAAGKYAIDAIWQDLDDTKGLEKDSISAKNLGYVGKSIIHPNQIDVVHRIFYPTPQEVEWAKKVINAYTLAKKKKKGATTVDGKMIDEVHYKRAMALINSIK from the coding sequence ATGGCAAGACTCTTGCGTAGTCTTTTGTTTGTACCGGGTAATAACAATCGTTTCTTAGAAAAAGCAAAATCTCTTGTGGCAGACATTGTTTGTTTTGATTTAGAAGATTCTGTTCCATTGGAAGAAAAAAAATCTGCAAGAAACTTGATAAAAAATGCATTGAAAAACAGATCTGAATATGTCTCAGAAATTTATGTACGAACCAATTCTCCTGTTTCCGGAATGATACCTGAGGATCTGTCCGAAATTGTGCAATCCGGGATTGATGGAATAGTAATTCCTAAGGTGAATACCGAAGATGAAATAAGAAAGATTGAAAAAATAATGACAAGTTTAGAAAAAAAACGTTCCCTTAAACCAATAGAATTGATAGCATCGATAGAATCAACACAAGGTGTTGTAAATGCATATTCTATTGCTTCATGCAATAGAGTTTCAGCACTAGTTTTTGGTGTATTTGATTTACTAAATGACCTAGGTGTGGAATATTCAAAGAACCCTGAAGGTGCAATATACTCTAGATCAAAAATTCCAATTGATGCAAGAGCAGCAGGAAAATATGCAATAGATGCAATATGGCAAGATCTCGACGATACAAAAGGATTAGAAAAAGACTCTATATCTGCAAAAAATCTTGGATATGTAGGAAAAAGCATAATTCATCCTAATCAAATTGATGTTGTTCATCGGATATTCTATCCCACCCCTCAAGAAGTAGAATGGGCAAAAAAAGTCATTAATGCCTATACTTTAGCCAAGAAAAAGAAAAAAGGAGCTACTACTGTTGATGGAAAAATGATTGATGAAGTACATTACAAAAGGGCTATGGCTTTGATTAATTCTATAAAATGA
- a CDS encoding riboflavin synthase — translation MFTGIIEGLGKIVKFGTTTNSRSAAKMHIDLGRISRGLKVGDSVAINGVCLTAIKISKGITEFEMIGETIKKTNLGSLQRGDKVNIERSLKIGQRLEGHFVLGHVDGVGIISKIEKQSNQIQLWIKIPQELSKYVIKKGSITVDGISLTVVDVLKNQFSVSLIPHTVKITNLSYKKIGDKVNIETDILGKYILSDD, via the coding sequence ATGTTTACCGGAATAATTGAAGGTCTTGGAAAGATTGTCAAATTTGGTACAACAACAAATAGCCGTAGTGCAGCAAAAATGCACATTGATCTTGGTAGAATTTCTAGGGGTCTCAAAGTAGGAGATAGTGTAGCTATTAATGGCGTTTGTCTTACAGCAATCAAAATTTCAAAAGGAATAACAGAATTTGAAATGATTGGTGAAACGATCAAAAAAACTAATCTAGGATCATTGCAACGTGGTGATAAAGTAAACATAGAACGAAGCTTAAAAATTGGTCAACGATTAGAAGGTCATTTTGTACTAGGACATGTTGATGGAGTTGGTATTATCTCTAAAATTGAAAAACAATCTAATCAAATACAACTTTGGATAAAAATTCCACAAGAATTATCAAAGTATGTCATCAAAAAGGGTTCAATTACTGTTGATGGAATTAGTTTAACAGTAGTAGATGTGTTGAAAAACCAATTCTCTGTTTCTTTAATACCACACACTGTGAAAATAACTAATCTTAGTTACAAAAAAATTGGCGATAAAGTTAATATTGAAACTGACATCCTTGGAAAATACATTTTATCTGATGATTAA
- the ribB gene encoding 3,4-dihydroxy-2-butanone-4-phosphate synthase codes for MSLDEALTSLRRGDFILLHDGGKRENEVDMVVAAEFVTPEHIARMRKDAGGLICMSINHGFASNLGLNYMHEILSTSQNFDSGLKKMIIGTAPYGDRPSFSISINHKDTFTGITDKDRALTIYEMSQLFKNNKPDKKEIFNSNFRTPGHVPLLIASEGLLSNRLGHTEMSIYLMKLAGLSPVTAICEMLDSQTYAALSTKKAQEYAKNNAIPYFDGTELVKLARGN; via the coding sequence ATGTCTCTAGATGAAGCACTAACATCACTTCGTAGAGGTGATTTTATTTTGCTCCATGATGGAGGAAAACGTGAAAATGAGGTAGATATGGTTGTTGCAGCAGAATTTGTAACTCCTGAGCATATTGCACGTATGAGAAAAGATGCAGGGGGTCTAATTTGCATGTCTATCAATCATGGATTTGCATCTAATTTAGGATTGAACTATATGCATGAAATTCTTTCTACATCACAAAATTTTGACTCTGGATTAAAAAAGATGATTATTGGTACTGCACCTTATGGGGATAGGCCATCATTTTCAATTTCAATTAATCACAAGGATACATTTACCGGGATTACCGACAAAGATAGGGCACTTACTATTTACGAAATGTCTCAACTATTCAAAAATAACAAACCTGACAAAAAAGAAATTTTCAATTCAAATTTTAGAACACCTGGTCATGTGCCATTACTTATAGCATCAGAAGGATTGTTGTCCAATAGGCTTGGGCATACTGAAATGTCGATTTATCTAATGAAACTTGCAGGACTCTCACCAGTTACAGCAATATGTGAAATGTTAGATTCTCAAACATATGCCGCATTATCCACTAAAAAAGCACAAGAATACGCAAAAAATAATGCTATACCATATTTTGATGGTACTGAACTTGTCAAACTTGCTAGGGGGAATTAA
- the ribH gene encoding 6,7-dimethyl-8-ribityllumazine synthase: MNIAIVAAEFNSEVTSKMLELAREKAHALKINVNHICRVPGVFDMPLLIDVLLQRKDIDAIVTIGAVIKGQTKHDELISNVTAKILSDLSIKYQKPVTLGITGPGMSDRQAHQRIRPVSERAVEAAKKLFDELEKIRK; encoded by the coding sequence TTGAATATTGCAATTGTTGCTGCTGAGTTTAATAGTGAAGTGACTTCAAAAATGCTTGAACTTGCTAGAGAAAAAGCACATGCATTGAAAATAAATGTCAACCACATATGTAGAGTACCTGGAGTATTTGATATGCCTCTTTTGATTGATGTATTGCTACAAAGAAAAGATATTGATGCGATAGTGACTATTGGAGCAGTAATTAAAGGACAAACCAAACATGATGAACTAATCTCAAATGTAACTGCAAAGATATTATCGGATCTTTCTATAAAATATCAAAAACCAGTAACTTTGGGAATAACTGGTCCTGGAATGAGTGATAGACAAGCACATCAAAGAATCAGGCCTGTATCTGAAAGGGCTGTAGAAGCTGCTAAGAAATTATTTGATGAATTGGAAAAGATTAGAAAATGA